The Synechococcus sp. M16.1 genome includes the window ATCTGTTCGCCCGGATGTCGCCGTCTCCGGCGGCGCTGCTGCGGGTGAAGGACCCCATCGGTGAGCAGAACGACGCGATCTTGAACAGCTGGTTCAACCACTGGTCCCGAACATCTGGGGTTGATCTCTGGTGTGGATGGGGGGCGAATGGGGCGCGATGGGACCGGGCTCAGCTGGTTCTTGGAACCATTCAGCGTTTGCTGCCGCACCGCCGACGCTCCGTTCCCGACTCGCCGCATCCTCTGATGCTCGGGCAGACGGCCTCGGGGCAACCGCGCCATCCGCTTTATGCCCCGCGTAACGCCTGTCTTCGCCCTCTTCTCTGGGCAGACCCGGAACCGATCCGTCATCCTGTGGGGACCGTGATGGATGTCTTTCCGCGCTGATGTCCCGTACGCCCCGCCGCTACGCAGTCCATCTCCACCTTGTGGGAGGGCAAACCGAACGGGTGTTTTTTCCGAAACTCGAGACCTTCCAGGAGTGGTACCAAGGGGTGGTCAATGCCGAGAACCAGGGCGGTTTCGTCAACGTTCCCCTCAGTGATCTGGAGGGCGAGTATCTGGTCGTACGCCCCCAAGCGGTGATCGGCGTGCGCGTGGAACCTCAGTTCTCCTCTGTCGATGACGCCTGAGCGTCTGGGCCTCCTCTGGGGCGTCACGGTTTCCTCGGGTGCTGCAGCCCGTTTTCTGGCGGCCAAGTCGGAATTTCCTGGGGTGGTGTTGCTGCTCCTGTCGGGGCTGCTGATCGGTCGCTCTGGTCTGGGTTGGGTGGAACCCCTTGATCTCGGCTCCGGGCTTGGAACCGTGGTGGGTCTTCTTGTCAGCCTGGTGCTGTTCGATGGCGGCCTGAATCTGCGTCTGCCTGGAGACACGATCAAGGCCACGGTGCAGCGCATCGCAGCCCTGCGTCTGTTGATCTCCCTGGGAGGCGGTCTGTTGGCGGCCCATTGGCTTGCGGGCCTCAGCTGGTCGCTTGCGGCTGTGTTCAGTGCCATCGTGCTGGCCACGGGGCCAACGGTGGTCACACCCCTGGTGCGTCAAATTCGGCTCGCACCTCCTCTGGGCGAAGTCCTGGAGGCTGAGGGACTGGTGCTTGAGCCCATCGGCGCCGTTTTAGCCCTGCTGCTGTTGGAGCTTGTCCTTGGCAACCTGCATGGCTGGCGGGAGGTGATGCTTGGCCTGCTGTATCGATTGGGCGGTGGTGTGCTGATTGGCGCGAGCGTCGGCTGGCTGCTGTCAGAACTGCTGCGACGGCTCAAACCCGATCAGTTGAAGGGGCTCCCGCTTCAGCTCAGTCTGGGTTTGCTGTTTCTGATGTATGGCGTCAGTGAGTGGCTTCTGCCGGAATCCGCCCTGCCTGCATCGGTGGCGGCGGGCATCGTTGTGGGTCGACGTCCAGGCCCCCACACCGCTGAATTGGATGGTTTGATTCAGGAACTGGCGCAGTTGGCGATCACGATGCTGTTTCCGCTGCTGGCTGCTGACGTCTCCTGGGCTGAACTCAGTCCGCTGGGTTGGGGCGGCATCCTCTGTGTGCTGTCGTTGATGCTCGTGGTGCGTCCGATCGGCGTAGGTCTGGCCACCATCGGGTTGCCCTACAAGCTTGAACAACGGCTGTTCCTGGGTTGGCTCGCTCCGCGAGGCATCGTCACCGCAGCGGTGGCCTCTCTCTTCGCGATTCGCTTGGAGCAGGCCGGCATCCTGGGGGCAGGACGCCTTCAGGGGTTGGTGTTCCTCACCATCCTGATGACCGTTGGTCTTCAGGGCCTCACGGCTCAGCCGTTGGCTCAGGCTCTTGGCCTGGTCAAAGCCGAGGATGACCAGCCTGCCTCAGCCGAGGCAGCGGCGCAGACGCGGCAGGTCCTCACCGATTCGGGCCAGCAATGACCAGGTGGTGATCAGATCGGGGCCTTGAAGACGCCCCAGCAGAGCGGCGCGCAGTGACTTCATCACAACCCCTTTTTTCACACCGGCTGCTTTGGCGGCATCCCCCAGCCAAGCCTTGGCTTGATCAACGTCGCTGCCGTCCCAAGGGTTGTTCTCGAGCCGCTGAAGCAGGTCCGCAATGGCTGCCTTGGCTCCTTCGATCGCGAGTTGCTCGAGGGCATCGTCCTGGAGCTCCGGACGATCAAAGAACGGTTCCGCCTGATCGACGCCATCTTTGAGCAAGGTGAGGGATGGCCCCAGCAAGGCGCAGAGGTCCAGGCACCAGCTCTTGTCGCTGGGAGGGGTCCAACCGCGTTCGGTCCACAGCGGCGTCAGTTCCTCTAGAAGATGGTCCGCCGTCCAGCCATGCAGAACCTGGGCATTCAGCCAGTTGAGCTTGTCCCAGTCGAAACGCGCCCCGGCTTTGTTGACGCGGTCGAAACCAAAAACGGCTGCGGCCTCACGCAAGCTGAACCGTTCCTCCATGCCCTCCGGTACGGACCACCCCAACAAGGTCATGTAGTTGGCGATGGCGTCAGGGGTGTAGCCCATGGCGCGGAAGTCGTTGATGGAGGTCACCCCATCCCGTTTTGAGAGCTTGCGTCCCTCGGCATTGAGGATGAGAGGAGCGTGGGCAAAGGTCGGCAAGGGCAGGCCCAGCGCTTCGTAGAGGAGCAGTTGCTTGGCGGTGTTGGCAATGTGATCTTCACCGCGGATCACATGGGTGATGTCCATCGCGGCGTCATCCACCACAACAACAAGGTTGTAGAGGGGGTCGCCGATTTGATCCGCCGGGGCGCGACGGGCAATCACCATGTCTCCGCCAAGGTCTGAGCCTCGCCAGCTCATGGCGCCACGCACCAGATCATTCCAGCGAATTTCGGCAGCGTCATCGATGCGAAAACGAATCACCGCTTCACGGCCTTCTGCCTGAAACGCCTGCTCCTGCTCGGGGGTCAGAGACCTGTGGCGGTTGTCGTAGCGCGGGGCTTGATTGGCCGCTTTCTGCGCATCGCGCATGGCCGTGAGTTCCGTTTCGCTGGCGTAGCAGCGGTAGGCCAGTCCCCGATCGAGCAGGGTCTGTATGGCATCACGGTGCTGCCCCACCCGTTCGCTCTGGATGACGGGTTCCTCGTCCCAATCGATCCCGAGCCACTGCAAGCCTTCGAGAATGTTCTGGGTGTACTCGGGCTTGGACCGCTCCTTGTCGGTGTCTTCAATGCGCAGCACGAAAGCGCCTTGCTCGTGCTTGGCGTAGAGCCAATTGAAAACAGCGGTTCGCGCCGTTCCAATATGGAGCGTGCCCGTCGGGCTGGGGGCCAATCGAACGCGCACCATCATGGGTCTTGGTGGTGAGAACGGGACCGACGGGATTCGAACCCGCAACTTCCGCCGTGACAGGGCGGTGCTCTAACCGGTTGAACTACGGTCCCAGATCTGATTCAGAACTCGCGAGACGCGCTCCGAAGAATCTGATCTGTGTCGCTTGCGCGACCTGATCAGTATCAACTGTCGCCCTGCCCTCCGTCAACAACTGAGCCATGGATCAGCCTGGTTTTGTCATGCGGGCGCCACCACAAAAAAAATCCCGACGACAGAGTCGCCGGGACATGAGGGAATACATCGGCTCAACACCGAATAACCAAAAATTCAGGGACGGAATCCTGCAGGTTCGATGAGCCGAACCTGATTGCCGCGGGCTGTGAATTCACGCCCTTGATCACTCTGAACGACCACACGGCCGCCGGACTTGACGCGTATCACTCGGGCACGGACCCAGCCGAGGGCGGCTGACTCCAACACCTTCACAACATCACCAGGTTGAAGATCCAACTCCATGCTCAGAACCGGGAAACTGCACGAGGGGAACATCGGACGCGCCGTGGAGGACTCGAACCCCCGACATCAGGTTTTGGAGACCTGCGTTCTACCAACTGAACTAACGGCGCAAGGCGATGTACCCCTCAGCCAACGTTGAAATTGGCAACTGATTGAACGAGGTCGAAACCTCAGCGATCGAAGCGCTGCTTCACGCGGGTGGCCTTGCCCACCCGTTCCCGCAGATAGAAAAGCTTCGCCCTGCGCACTTTACCGCGCCGTTCCACCTTGATGGAAGCCACTTGGGGGCTGTGCAGCATGAACACCCGCTCAACGCCGATGCCCTGGAAAATCCGGCGCACGGTGATGGTCTGGTTAAGGCCACCATGGCGCTTGGAAATCACCACGCCTTCGTAGGGCTGAACACGCTCCTTGTTGCCCTCGCTGATGCGAACACCAACGCGCACGGTGTCGCCCACATAGATCTCAGGGAGATCGTCCTTCTGCTGAGCCGACTCAAAGGAGCGAATCAGAGCTTCAGTGCTCAGTTTCTTGGCAGGGGCGCCGGAAGCATTGCTGGCCTTCGCCGCTGCTTCAGGTGCTGTTTCCACAGCCGTTTCGGTGTTGTCGTCGGTCACCGCTGTGTCCTTCGAATCGGCTGCCATCCCAGCTCCGCGTTGAATCGCCAAACTATGAGTGTACCTTTCGACGCCATCGCTCCATCAGGAGCCCTATGCCTGTGATCAGCATCCACAGCAGGCCGATGGCGTTGAGAAGAACGACGACCGGTTCCAGGGTGGAACCAAGCCATTCCCCCTCGTGCACGACCATTAGCCAGTGAACCTGGTCCCGGCTGGCTCCGAACCAGTCCCGTGCCAGGCGGTAACTGACACCGGAGAACACCGTCACCAGCAATGGCGCCAGAACGAAGGGTGCAACGCTTCGATGCAGTTCCCGCAAGCGCACGAGCAGCGACATGACCGGCATCAATTCGGTTGCTGTTGATAGCGTGACGGATATTGGGCTGAGCCATGAATCTCTTTGCTGATCTTCTGGCATCCACCCAGGCAGCGCAGGGGCAAGTGACGGCGACGGGCCCGCGCATTCAGAAGCGTCGCGGCGTTGAGATCAAATCA containing:
- the gltX gene encoding glutamate--tRNA ligase, with product MMVRVRLAPSPTGTLHIGTARTAVFNWLYAKHEQGAFVLRIEDTDKERSKPEYTQNILEGLQWLGIDWDEEPVIQSERVGQHRDAIQTLLDRGLAYRCYASETELTAMRDAQKAANQAPRYDNRHRSLTPEQEQAFQAEGREAVIRFRIDDAAEIRWNDLVRGAMSWRGSDLGGDMVIARRAPADQIGDPLYNLVVVVDDAAMDITHVIRGEDHIANTAKQLLLYEALGLPLPTFAHAPLILNAEGRKLSKRDGVTSINDFRAMGYTPDAIANYMTLLGWSVPEGMEERFSLREAAAVFGFDRVNKAGARFDWDKLNWLNAQVLHGWTADHLLEELTPLWTERGWTPPSDKSWCLDLCALLGPSLTLLKDGVDQAEPFFDRPELQDDALEQLAIEGAKAAIADLLQRLENNPWDGSDVDQAKAWLGDAAKAAGVKKGVVMKSLRAALLGRLQGPDLITTWSLLARIGEDLPRLRRCLG
- a CDS encoding sodium:proton antiporter — its product is MTPERLGLLWGVTVSSGAAARFLAAKSEFPGVVLLLLSGLLIGRSGLGWVEPLDLGSGLGTVVGLLVSLVLFDGGLNLRLPGDTIKATVQRIAALRLLISLGGGLLAAHWLAGLSWSLAAVFSAIVLATGPTVVTPLVRQIRLAPPLGEVLEAEGLVLEPIGAVLALLLLELVLGNLHGWREVMLGLLYRLGGGVLIGASVGWLLSELLRRLKPDQLKGLPLQLSLGLLFLMYGVSEWLLPESALPASVAAGIVVGRRPGPHTAELDGLIQELAQLAITMLFPLLAADVSWAELSPLGWGGILCVLSLMLVVRPIGVGLATIGLPYKLEQRLFLGWLAPRGIVTAAVASLFAIRLEQAGILGAGRLQGLVFLTILMTVGLQGLTAQPLAQALGLVKAEDDQPASAEAAAQTRQVLTDSGQQ
- the rplS gene encoding 50S ribosomal protein L19 — its product is MAADSKDTAVTDDNTETAVETAPEAAAKASNASGAPAKKLSTEALIRSFESAQQKDDLPEIYVGDTVRVGVRISEGNKERVQPYEGVVISKRHGGLNQTITVRRIFQGIGVERVFMLHSPQVASIKVERRGKVRRAKLFYLRERVGKATRVKQRFDR
- a CDS encoding PepSY domain-containing protein: MSLLVRLRELHRSVAPFVLAPLLVTVFSGVSYRLARDWFGASRDQVHWLMVVHEGEWLGSTLEPVVVLLNAIGLLWMLITGIGLLMERWRRKVHS
- a CDS encoding hyperconserved protein Hcp is translated as MELDLQPGDVVKVLESAALGWVRARVIRVKSGGRVVVQSDQGREFTARGNQVRLIEPAGFRP
- a CDS encoding DUF1643 domain-containing protein produces the protein MNAVGDSSGSEASLSSDGCYRWWLRRCLGAGEGCLLFVGLNPSRADGQRDDPTLRRLIGFARQWGYRELLVLNLFARMSPSPAALLRVKDPIGEQNDAILNSWFNHWSRTSGVDLWCGWGANGARWDRAQLVLGTIQRLLPHRRRSVPDSPHPLMLGQTASGQPRHPLYAPRNACLRPLLWADPEPIRHPVGTVMDVFPR